A single region of the Sorex araneus isolate mSorAra2 chromosome 7, mSorAra2.pri, whole genome shotgun sequence genome encodes:
- the RO60 gene encoding RNA-binding protein RO60: MEESVHQLQPLNEKQVANSEDGFVWQVTDMNRLHRFLCFGSEGGTYYIKEQKLGLQNAEALIRLIEDGRGCEVIQEIKSFSQDGRTAKQEPMLFALAICSQCSDRSTKQAAFKAVSEVCRIPTHLFTFVQFKKDLKESMKCGMWGRALRKAIADWYNEKGGMALALAVTKYKQRNGWSHKDLLRLSHLKPSSEGLAIVTKYITKGWKEVHELYKEKALSLETEKLLKYLEAVEKVKRTKDELEVIHLIEEHRLVREHLLTNHLKSKEVWKALLQEMPLTALLRNLGKMTANAVLESGNSEVALVCEKLCNDKLLKRARIHPFHVLIALETYRTGHGLRGKLKWRPDEEILKALDTAFYKTFKTVEPTGKRFLLAVDVSASMNQRVLGSVLNASTVAAAMCMVVTRTERDSYIVAFSDEMVPCPVTVDMTLQQVLMTMNQIPAGGTDCSLPMLWAQKTNTAADVFIIFTDNETYAGKVHPAVALKEYRKKMDIPAKLIVCGMTSNGFTIADPDDRGMLDMCGFDIGALDVIRNFTLDLI, translated from the exons ATGGAGGAATCAGTCCATCAGCTGCAGCCATTGAATGAGAAGCAGGTGGCCAACTCTGAAGATGGCTTTGTATGGCAAGTCACCGATATGAACCGGCTGCACCGGTTCTTGTGTTTTGGTTCTGAAGGTGGAACTTACTATATCAAAGAGCAGAAGCTGGGCCTTCAGAATGCCGAGGCTTTAATTCGGCTGATTGAAGATGGCAGAGGGTGTGAAGTGATCCAAGAGATAAAGTCATTTAGTCAAGACGGCAGAACCGCAAAGCAAGAGCCGATGCTCTTTGCACTGGCCATCTGCTCCCAGTGTTCTGACAGGAGCACGAAGCAGGCTGCATTCAAAGCCGTGTCTGAAGTGTGCCGCATTCCGACACACCTCTTCACTTTTGTTCAGTTCAAGAAAGATCTGAAGGAGAGCATGAAATGCGGCATGTGGGGCCGGGCCCTCCGGAAGGCCATTGCAGACTGGTACAACGAAAAGGGTGGCATGGCCCTGGCTCTGGCAGTTACGAAGTATAAACAGAGAAATGGCTGGTCTCACAAAGATTTGTTACGATTGTCACATCTCAAGCCTTCCAGTGAAG gacTTGCTATCGTGACCAAATACATCACAAAGGGCTGGAAAGAGGTCCACGAATTGTATAAAGAAAAAGCACTTTCTCTGGAGACTGAGAAACTGTTAAAGTATTTGGAGGCTGTAGAGAAGGTGAAGCGGACGAAAGATGAACTGGAAGTCATTCATCTAATAGAAGAGCACAGGCTAGTGAGGGAACACCTGCTCACAAATCACTTGAAGTCGAAAGAG GTGTGGAAGGCTTTGCTACAAGAAATGCCTTTGACTGCTCTGCTCAGAAATCTGGGAAAGATGACTGCCAACGCGGTGCTCGAATCAGGAAATTCAGAAGTAGCTTTAGTATGTGAAAAGCTGTGTAATGACAAACTGTTAAAAAGG GCTCGAATACATCCATTCCATGTCTTGATCGCGTTAGAAACTTACAGAACAGGTCATGGGCTCCGGGGAAAACTCAAGTGGCGCCCTGACGAAGAAATTCTGAAAGCACTGGATACTGCTTTTTACAAAACATttaag aCTGTTGAGCCCACTGGAAAGCGTTTCTTGCTGGCTGTTGACGTCAGTGCTTCTATGAACCAAAGAGTTTTGGGTAGCGTCCTCAACGCCAGTACAGTCGCTGCAGCAATGTGCATG GTTGTTACACGAACAGAAAGAGATTCTTACATAGTTGCTTTTTCAGATGAAATGGTACCTTGCCCGGTGACTGTAGATATGACTTTACAACAGGTTTTAATGACAATGAATCAG ATTCCGGCAGGTGGAACCGATTGCTCTCTTCCCATGCTCTGGGCCCAGAAGACAAATACAGCTGCGGATGTCTTCATTATATTCACAGATAATGAGACTTACGCTGGGAAGGTGCATCCCGCTGTCGCTCTGAAGGAATATCGCAAG AAAATGGATATTCCAGCTAAATTGATTGTTTGTGGAATGACATCAAATGGCTTTACCATCGCAGACCCTGATGATAGAGGCATGCTGGATATGTGTGGCTTTGATATTGGAGCTCTGGATGTCATTCGGAATTTCACATTAGATTTGATTTAG